One genomic segment of Pseudomonas fortuita includes these proteins:
- a CDS encoding acyl-CoA dehydrogenase family protein has protein sequence MSHPPSASALAELTQALAANAERYDRSGQFPADNFDLLQRHGLLGFTVPRHLGGGGADLASARQVVAAVGKGCPSTALILVMQYLQHFRLQDEDRWPEHLRLQVARDAVADGALINAFRVEPELGTPARGGLPATVARRTAEGWRLSGRKIYSTGSHGLTWYLVWARSDDQDPLVGGFLVRKDTPGIRIVEDWDHLGMRATCSHEVQFDEVLIPLDHAVSVSPASAPRAELDSTGLLWMAVLLPALYDGVAQAARDWLVQFLNQRAPSNLGAPLASLPRFQDVVGRIDTLLFANQSLLNAAVTGQVDPRHAGQLKHLVSRNAIQAVELAIEAAGNPGLSRRNPLERHYRDVLCSRIHTPQDDVVLGHVGRAALAEVAA, from the coding sequence ATGAGTCACCCCCCTTCTGCCAGCGCGCTTGCCGAACTCACCCAGGCCCTGGCCGCCAACGCCGAACGCTACGACCGCAGCGGCCAGTTCCCCGCCGATAACTTCGACCTGCTGCAGCGTCACGGCCTGCTGGGTTTCACCGTGCCGCGCCATTTGGGCGGCGGTGGCGCCGACCTGGCCAGTGCGCGCCAGGTAGTCGCCGCTGTCGGCAAAGGTTGCCCGTCCACCGCACTGATCCTCGTAATGCAGTATCTGCAGCACTTTCGCCTGCAGGACGAAGACCGCTGGCCCGAGCACCTGCGCCTGCAAGTGGCCCGCGACGCGGTGGCCGACGGCGCGCTGATCAACGCGTTTCGCGTCGAACCCGAACTGGGCACGCCCGCCCGCGGCGGCCTGCCGGCCACCGTCGCCCGGCGCACCGCCGAGGGCTGGCGGTTGTCCGGGCGCAAGATCTACTCCACCGGCAGCCACGGCCTGACCTGGTACCTGGTATGGGCCCGCAGCGACGACCAGGACCCACTGGTGGGCGGTTTCCTGGTGCGCAAGGACACCCCGGGCATCCGCATCGTCGAAGACTGGGACCACCTGGGCATGCGCGCCACCTGCAGCCATGAAGTGCAGTTCGACGAGGTGCTGATCCCGCTCGATCATGCCGTCAGCGTCAGCCCGGCCAGCGCACCGCGCGCCGAGCTCGACAGCACCGGCCTGCTGTGGATGGCAGTGTTGCTGCCTGCGCTGTACGACGGGGTGGCCCAGGCCGCACGCGACTGGCTGGTGCAGTTCCTGAACCAGCGGGCGCCATCCAACCTCGGCGCACCGCTGGCCAGCCTGCCGCGTTTCCAGGACGTGGTCGGGCGTATCGACACCCTGCTGTTCGCCAACCAGAGCCTGTTGAACGCGGCCGTGACCGGGCAGGTCGATCCGCGCCACGCCGGGCAGCTCAAGCACCTGGTCAGCCGCAACGCCATCCAGGCCGTGGAACTGGCCATCGAGGCTGCCGGCAACCCTGGCCTGTCGCGGCGCAACCCGCTGGAGCGGCACTACCGTGATGTGCTGTGCAGCCGCATCCACACCCCTCAGGATGACGTGGTACTCGGCCATGTCGGCCGCGCCGCCTTGGCAGAGGTGGCAGCATGA
- a CDS encoding GNAT family N-acetyltransferase, which translates to MSLTIRPAVRTDAEQILAFITELAEYERARHEVVATLADIEHSLFDEGSTVRSLMCERDGRAVGFAVYFYSYSTWLGRNGIYLEDLYVTPEQRGDGAGRQLLRHIAREAVANNCGRLEWSVLDWNEPAIGFYQKLGAEAQDEWVRYRLDGEKLAAFARG; encoded by the coding sequence ATGAGCCTCACCATTCGCCCAGCCGTTCGCACCGATGCCGAGCAGATCCTGGCCTTCATTACTGAGCTGGCCGAGTATGAACGTGCCCGCCACGAGGTGGTCGCCACCCTGGCCGACATCGAGCACAGCCTGTTCGACGAGGGCAGCACAGTGCGTAGCCTGATGTGCGAACGCGATGGCCGGGCAGTCGGTTTTGCGGTGTACTTCTACAGCTACTCGACCTGGCTCGGGCGCAACGGTATTTATCTGGAAGACCTGTATGTCACGCCTGAACAGCGTGGCGACGGTGCTGGCCGGCAACTGCTGCGACATATTGCCCGCGAGGCGGTGGCGAACAATTGCGGGCGCCTGGAATGGAGCGTGCTGGACTGGAACGAGCCGGCGATCGGCTTCTATCAGAAGCTGGGGGCCGAGGCGCAGGATGAGTGGGTCCGCTACCGGCTGGATGGCGAGAAGCTGGCGGCATTCGCCCGCGGGTGA
- a CDS encoding LLM class flavin-dependent oxidoreductase, producing MPRQMNLGAFLMATGHHVAAWRHPDVPADPLDFATYKRTAQIAEAACFDALFVADSVAAPSDPLASHSARSVYFEPLTLLSALSAVTERIGLIATATTSYNEPYHVARKFASLDHLSAGRAGWNLVTSDAAAEAGNFGRQTHIPHAERYARAREFQQVVQGLWDSWADDAFVRDKASGLFHHPQAVRTLDHVGEHFRVKGPLNVARSPQGRPVLVQAGSSETGRELAAQSAEVVFTAQPSLARAQAFYADLKGRLARHGRDEQSLKIMPGVFVVVGQSQAQAEDKYEQFQALVDPRVGVGLLGRMLGNFDLSGYPLDSPLPALPPTEDGQRSRQQLLTELAGNEQLTLAQLGRRIAGGRGHYSLVGTPTQIADELQAWFEGGGADGFNVLVPHLPLGLEDFAVQVVPELQRRGLFRRQYQGHTLREHLGLQRPANPYFAERGQP from the coding sequence ATGCCCCGCCAAATGAATCTGGGCGCCTTCCTCATGGCTACCGGTCACCACGTGGCCGCCTGGCGCCACCCGGACGTACCGGCCGACCCGCTGGATTTCGCCACCTACAAGCGCACCGCACAAATCGCCGAAGCCGCGTGCTTCGATGCCTTGTTCGTCGCCGACAGCGTCGCCGCGCCCAGCGACCCGCTGGCCAGCCACAGTGCCCGCTCGGTGTACTTCGAACCACTGACCCTGTTGTCGGCGCTGAGTGCAGTCACCGAACGCATCGGCCTGATCGCCACAGCCACCACCAGTTACAACGAGCCGTACCATGTGGCACGCAAGTTCGCCTCGCTGGATCACCTGTCCGCAGGCCGTGCCGGCTGGAACCTGGTCACCTCCGACGCTGCCGCCGAAGCCGGCAACTTTGGCCGCCAGACGCACATCCCACATGCCGAGCGTTACGCCCGTGCCCGCGAATTCCAGCAGGTGGTGCAAGGGCTTTGGGACAGCTGGGCCGATGATGCGTTCGTGCGCGACAAGGCCAGTGGCCTGTTCCACCACCCGCAGGCGGTGCGTACCCTTGACCATGTGGGCGAGCACTTTCGCGTCAAAGGCCCACTCAATGTGGCCCGCTCCCCACAGGGGCGACCTGTGCTGGTGCAGGCTGGCTCGTCCGAAACCGGCCGCGAGCTGGCTGCACAAAGCGCCGAGGTGGTGTTCACCGCCCAGCCGAGCCTGGCCCGGGCACAAGCTTTTTACGCCGACCTCAAGGGCCGGCTGGCGCGTCATGGGCGGGATGAGCAATCGCTGAAGATCATGCCCGGCGTGTTCGTGGTGGTGGGGCAAAGCCAGGCGCAGGCCGAGGACAAGTACGAACAGTTCCAGGCGCTGGTCGACCCGCGGGTCGGCGTTGGCCTGCTCGGGCGCATGCTCGGTAACTTCGACCTCTCCGGCTACCCGCTGGACAGCCCGCTGCCAGCGTTGCCGCCTACCGAGGATGGCCAGCGCAGCCGCCAGCAACTGCTGACCGAACTGGCCGGTAACGAACAGCTGACCCTGGCCCAGCTGGGCCGGCGCATCGCCGGTGGGCGAGGGCACTACAGCCTGGTCGGCACCCCGACGCAGATCGCCGATGAGCTGCAAGCCTGGTTCGAAGGCGGCGGCGCCGATGGCTTCAACGTGCTGGTGCCGCACCTGCCCCTGGGCCTGGAAGACTTCGCTGTGCAGGTGGTGCCCGAGTTGCAGCGGCGCGGCCTGTTCCGCCGTCAGTACCAGGGCCACACCCTGCGCGAGCACCTGGGCCTGCAGCGCCCAGCCAACCCTTACTTTGCCGAACGAGGCCAACCATGA
- the mgrA gene encoding L-glyceraldehyde 3-phosphate reductase gives MSYTANPERYARMPYRRVGRSGLVLPALSLGLWHNFGDATPITTQRALLHTAFDAGINHFDLANNYGPPYGSAETNFGRLLREDLRSYRDELIISSKAGWDMWPGPYGQGGSSRKYLIASLDQSLARLGLDYVDIFYSHRFDADTPLEETAIALADIVRQGKALYIGISSYSAGKTAEIAALLQALKVPLLIHQPSYNLFNRWIERDLLDTTDALGAGVIVFTALAQGLLSDKYLNGIPTDARVNRAGGGSLLPQHLSQANIARARALNDIARQRGQSLAQLALAWTLRDPRVSSALIGASRPEQITENVAALDNLAFTAEELAAIDQYAVEGGINLWEKPSTDWKE, from the coding sequence ATGAGCTACACCGCCAACCCCGAGCGCTATGCGCGCATGCCTTACCGTCGTGTCGGTCGCAGCGGCCTGGTGCTGCCGGCCCTGTCCCTGGGCCTGTGGCACAACTTTGGCGATGCCACGCCCATCACCACCCAGCGCGCCTTGCTGCACACGGCGTTCGATGCCGGTATCAACCATTTCGACCTGGCCAACAACTACGGCCCGCCCTATGGCAGTGCCGAGACCAACTTCGGCCGGCTGCTGCGCGAGGACCTGCGCAGCTACCGTGACGAGCTGATCATTTCCAGCAAGGCCGGCTGGGACATGTGGCCGGGACCGTACGGGCAGGGCGGCAGCTCGCGCAAATACCTGATCGCCAGCCTGGACCAGAGCCTGGCGCGCCTGGGCCTGGATTACGTTGACATCTTCTATTCGCACCGTTTCGACGCCGATACCCCGCTGGAAGAAACGGCCATCGCACTGGCCGATATCGTGCGCCAGGGCAAGGCGCTGTACATTGGCATTTCGTCCTACTCGGCCGGAAAGACCGCTGAAATTGCGGCGTTGCTGCAAGCCCTGAAGGTACCACTGCTGATCCACCAGCCGTCGTACAACCTGTTCAACCGCTGGATCGAACGGGACCTGCTCGACACCACCGATGCCTTGGGTGCCGGGGTGATTGTATTCACTGCCCTGGCCCAGGGCCTGCTCAGCGACAAATACCTCAACGGCATCCCGACCGACGCCCGGGTGAACCGTGCGGGTGGTGGCTCGCTGTTGCCCCAGCACTTGTCGCAAGCCAACATCGCCCGCGCACGCGCCCTGAACGACATTGCCCGCCAGCGTGGCCAGAGCCTGGCCCAACTGGCACTTGCCTGGACACTGCGCGACCCAAGGGTGAGCTCTGCGCTGATTGGTGCCAGCCGGCCCGAGCAGATCACCGAGAACGTGGCCGCGCTCGACAACCTGGCCTTCACGGCCGAAGAACTGGCCGCCATCGACCAGTACGCTGTGGAAGGCGGGATCAACTTGTGGGAAAAACCCTCGACCGACTGGAAGGAATGA
- a CDS encoding TonB-dependent receptor yields MHKSRTPFPATQRRPLAAAILLAAFGQGAQAAEPAEAGVSQAAALGAVTVTATRREATLQEVPVAVSVIDGEQLERDNRNNVASIVQQVPTLNYRAGASNKDTSLFIRGVGTISTSPGVEPTVATVVDGVVFGRPGQSTLDLLDLERIEVLRGPQGTLFGKNASAGVLNVVSKAVPEQTQGYVDYSHFGAGDENRLRFGIGGRLSEQFKGSLSTLWGDYDGNVENVANGHDVNGYARKGARGKLEFEPNEDVRLTLIADYMKGEDTLPSGVITSASAAFASQLRPVTPSAHNRDINSDFKTHVEDENQGLSAQLDWQLGDYTLTSISAWRGWDNTQYQDGDRRALLPVTASHDKGTVDYDQYSQEFRLTSPKGQFNEYVLGAFYMHGTSNETYQRLSVNGGVANRGRADYSTTNDSVALFGENTFNFTDDLRAIFGLRWTHDDLEYDHRRVSTSASAVTGIQPSTASAGSVDEDGWSGRTGLQYDFNDNLTGYVTYSRGYKGPAYNVFFNMQPRDTEALKPETSDAYEIGLKSTALDNRLTANLAVFHTDYDNYQANFFDTVANQVVTRLVNAGKVKTQGVELDASFQATSRLKLSTAVAYTKARVDHFNCPAGAAANCNIDGGRLPFTPDWKTYLRADYVIPLDNGLDVELSSDYSWQDAVQFSLDQNPDTVQGAYGIWNASIALADYNDGWRVALLGKNLGDKSYAQMLASGGDYIYRSVPRDDGRYFGVQLRKDF; encoded by the coding sequence ATGCACAAAAGCCGTACACCGTTCCCCGCTACGCAACGTCGGCCATTGGCCGCAGCCATCTTGCTGGCCGCTTTTGGCCAAGGTGCCCAAGCAGCCGAACCGGCCGAAGCGGGAGTTTCGCAGGCCGCTGCATTAGGCGCGGTCACCGTCACCGCCACGCGCCGCGAAGCCACGCTGCAGGAAGTGCCGGTGGCGGTGTCGGTTATCGATGGCGAACAGCTGGAGCGCGACAACCGCAACAACGTTGCCAGCATCGTCCAGCAGGTGCCTACCCTCAATTACCGCGCCGGCGCCTCGAACAAGGACACCTCGCTGTTCATCCGTGGCGTGGGCACCATTTCTACCTCGCCCGGCGTCGAGCCCACCGTGGCGACGGTGGTCGATGGCGTGGTGTTCGGCCGCCCGGGGCAGTCGACCCTCGACCTGCTCGACCTCGAACGCATCGAGGTATTGCGCGGGCCACAGGGCACCCTGTTTGGCAAGAACGCCTCGGCGGGTGTACTCAACGTGGTCAGTAAGGCCGTCCCCGAACAGACCCAGGGCTATGTGGACTATTCGCACTTTGGCGCTGGCGACGAGAACCGCCTGCGTTTTGGGATTGGCGGGCGTCTGAGCGAGCAGTTCAAGGGTTCGTTGAGCACCTTGTGGGGCGACTACGATGGCAATGTCGAGAACGTTGCCAATGGCCACGACGTCAATGGCTATGCACGCAAAGGCGCCCGCGGCAAGCTGGAGTTCGAGCCCAACGAAGACGTGCGCCTGACCCTGATCGCCGACTACATGAAGGGCGAGGACACATTGCCCAGCGGCGTCATCACCAGCGCCAGTGCCGCATTTGCCAGCCAGTTGCGCCCGGTGACGCCAAGTGCCCACAACCGCGACATCAACAGCGACTTCAAGACCCACGTCGAGGACGAGAACCAGGGGCTTTCGGCGCAACTGGACTGGCAGCTGGGCGACTACACCCTGACGTCGATCAGCGCCTGGCGGGGCTGGGACAACACCCAGTACCAGGACGGCGACCGGCGTGCCTTGCTGCCGGTTACGGCGTCCCATGACAAGGGCACGGTGGACTATGACCAGTACAGCCAGGAGTTTCGCCTGACCTCGCCCAAAGGGCAGTTCAACGAATATGTGCTGGGCGCCTTCTACATGCATGGCACGTCCAACGAGACCTACCAGCGCCTGTCGGTCAATGGCGGCGTGGCCAACCGTGGCCGCGCCGACTATTCCACCACCAACGACAGTGTCGCGCTGTTCGGTGAAAACACCTTCAACTTCACCGATGACCTGCGTGCCATTTTCGGCCTGCGCTGGACCCACGACGACCTTGAGTACGATCATCGCCGCGTCTCCACCTCGGCCAGCGCAGTGACCGGTATCCAGCCTTCGACCGCAAGCGCTGGCTCGGTGGACGAGGACGGCTGGAGCGGAAGGACCGGCCTGCAATATGATTTCAATGACAACCTGACCGGTTATGTCACGTACTCGCGCGGCTACAAAGGGCCGGCCTATAACGTGTTCTTCAACATGCAGCCGCGCGACACCGAGGCACTCAAGCCCGAAACGTCGGATGCGTACGAAATCGGCTTGAAAAGCACGGCGCTGGATAATCGCCTGACCGCCAACCTGGCCGTATTCCACACCGACTACGACAACTACCAGGCCAACTTCTTCGACACCGTGGCCAACCAGGTGGTAACCCGCCTGGTCAACGCCGGCAAGGTCAAGACCCAGGGTGTGGAGCTGGATGCCAGCTTCCAGGCCACCTCGCGGCTGAAGCTGTCGACAGCCGTGGCCTACACCAAGGCCCGTGTCGACCACTTCAATTGCCCGGCGGGTGCGGCGGCCAACTGCAACATCGATGGCGGTCGCCTGCCGTTCACGCCCGACTGGAAGACCTACCTGCGCGCCGATTACGTGATCCCGCTGGACAACGGCCTGGATGTGGAGCTGAGCAGCGATTACAGCTGGCAGGACGCCGTGCAGTTCAGCCTCGACCAGAACCCGGACACCGTGCAGGGCGCCTATGGCATCTGGAACGCCAGCATTGCCCTGGCCGATTACAACGACGGCTGGCGCGTAGCCCTGTTGGGCAAGAACCTGGGCGACAAATCGTATGCGCAGATGCTGGCCAGTGGCGGCGACTACATCTACCGCTCAGTACCGCGGGATGACGGGCGCTACTTCGGTGTGCAACTGCGCAAGGATTTCTGA
- a CDS encoding LysE family translocator, with protein MPAMLASADLLIAFVLFAFVSSITPGPNNTMLLASGVNFGVRRSVPHALGISIGFMVMVLAVGLGLGEVFKAWPPLYTALRYTGAAYLLYLAWKIATSGPVGTASSSARKPLGFWGAAAFQWVNPKAWVMAVGAITTYTPAQGYVTNVIVIAALFALVNLPSVGVWVMFGSALRNVLQNPRWLMLFNVLMALLLVISLYPLLFVESAFS; from the coding sequence ATGCCCGCCATGCTTGCCTCTGCCGACCTGTTGATCGCTTTCGTGCTGTTTGCCTTTGTATCGTCCATCACTCCCGGCCCCAACAACACCATGTTACTGGCCTCGGGGGTGAACTTCGGCGTGCGTCGTTCGGTCCCTCATGCCCTGGGTATCAGCATCGGTTTCATGGTCATGGTGCTGGCCGTGGGCTTGGGCCTGGGTGAAGTATTCAAGGCCTGGCCGCCGCTGTACACGGCGCTGCGCTATACCGGCGCCGCCTACCTGCTGTATCTGGCCTGGAAAATAGCCACTTCCGGGCCAGTCGGCACGGCCTCCTCGAGCGCCCGCAAGCCGCTGGGGTTCTGGGGCGCAGCGGCGTTCCAGTGGGTCAACCCCAAGGCCTGGGTCATGGCGGTGGGTGCGATTACCACCTACACACCGGCGCAAGGCTATGTGACCAACGTGATTGTCATCGCCGCCTTGTTTGCCTTGGTCAACCTGCCTAGCGTCGGTGTGTGGGTAATGTTCGGCAGCGCCCTGCGCAACGTATTGCAGAACCCGCGCTGGCTGATGCTGTTCAATGTCCTGATGGCCTTGTTGCTGGTGATTTCACTCTACCCGCTGCTGTTTGTAGAATCGGCGTTTTCTTAG
- a CDS encoding LysR family transcriptional regulator, with amino-acid sequence MKIDDMDAFVAVIRCQSTNLAAEALQLTQPAITRRVQNFEEDLGATLLDRNTKPLKPTPMGLRVYEQCKAILREIDSLRELVANDGAPSGTLRLGVPQTLGDVVLLDALAQIRETYPDLRTQVTSGWGSSLIARMENGELDGAAALFPPGKIFPEGIASQSIARMPLRVVAAKGTVGKRSLKLKDCYTRGWVLNPDGCGFRAGLQRALSEQGLRLSINLETFGTELQLGLVANGQGLGLVPEPLLQNSRHRDALDVVNVTDFKPQVDLWLFHPRYLGNLQEPVEQFGRVAGQQLCG; translated from the coding sequence ATGAAAATCGATGACATGGACGCCTTCGTGGCGGTCATCCGTTGCCAGTCGACCAACCTCGCCGCCGAGGCCCTGCAACTGACCCAGCCGGCCATCACCCGCCGGGTGCAAAACTTCGAGGAAGACCTGGGCGCCACCCTGCTCGACCGCAACACCAAGCCGCTGAAGCCGACCCCCATGGGCCTGCGGGTGTACGAGCAGTGCAAGGCGATCTTGCGTGAGATCGACTCGCTGCGTGAACTGGTGGCCAACGACGGTGCCCCGTCCGGGACCCTGCGCCTGGGCGTGCCGCAAACGCTTGGCGATGTGGTGCTGCTCGATGCCTTGGCACAAATTCGTGAAACCTATCCCGACCTGCGCACCCAGGTCACCAGTGGCTGGGGCAGCAGCCTGATCGCACGCATGGAAAACGGCGAGCTGGATGGCGCCGCGGCACTGTTCCCGCCCGGCAAGATCTTCCCCGAGGGCATCGCCAGCCAGTCGATCGCACGCATGCCGCTGCGCGTGGTGGCGGCCAAGGGCACTGTCGGCAAGCGCAGCCTCAAACTCAAGGACTGCTACACCCGTGGGTGGGTACTCAACCCCGATGGTTGCGGCTTTCGCGCCGGGCTGCAGCGCGCCCTGAGCGAACAGGGGCTGAGACTGTCGATCAACCTGGAGACCTTCGGCACCGAGCTGCAGCTCGGGCTGGTGGCCAATGGGCAAGGGCTTGGGCTGGTGCCCGAGCCCTTGTTGCAGAACAGCCGCCACCGCGATGCACTGGACGTGGTCAATGTGACGGATTTCAAGCCGCAGGTGGATTTGTGGTTGTTCCACCCGCGCTACCTGGGCAACCTGCAGGAGCCGGTTGAGCAGTTTGGCCGGGTGGCAGGGCAGCAACTCTGCGGGTGA
- a CDS encoding LacI family DNA-binding transcriptional regulator — translation MSQAKDPPRKRRGAGRVTLAEVARAAEVSAISVSRYFNQPDQVSPPLRERIEAAVQALGYVPNLVAGGLASARGRIVGMVIPNISGPIFAQTIQAFSDTLSSHGYQLLLASSYFSEAQEESAVRAFLGWSPAALVVTSHFHSPATEKMLADADVPVVEIWDYRPERAPLQVGFLHHQVGVQACRYLLDKGHRRIAFVQNSAAGDLSALERRDGYIAALHEAGLEPWVFVPSTDCAPFEAGKQAMEALIRRQPRPEAIIFANDNLAAGALLAGQRAGLRLPEDMAIVGFGDYPFADMLLPSLTTLRPPSRAIGELAALRVLQHLGVVACEGEVQRLNLLACELIARESA, via the coding sequence GTGAGCCAGGCCAAGGATCCCCCCCGCAAGCGCCGTGGCGCAGGCCGTGTCACCCTCGCCGAGGTGGCACGGGCCGCTGAGGTTTCGGCCATCAGCGTGTCGCGCTACTTCAACCAGCCAGACCAGGTTTCGCCGCCTTTACGCGAGCGTATCGAAGCCGCCGTGCAGGCGCTGGGCTATGTGCCCAACCTGGTCGCTGGTGGGCTGGCCTCGGCCCGTGGGCGCATTGTCGGCATGGTGATCCCGAATATCTCCGGGCCGATCTTCGCCCAGACTATCCAGGCGTTCAGCGACACCCTCAGCAGCCACGGCTACCAGTTATTGCTGGCCTCCAGTTATTTCAGCGAAGCGCAAGAAGAAAGCGCAGTACGGGCCTTTCTCGGCTGGTCGCCGGCAGCGTTGGTGGTGACCAGCCATTTCCACAGCCCGGCCACGGAAAAGATGCTGGCCGACGCAGACGTGCCCGTCGTGGAAATCTGGGACTACCGCCCTGAGCGGGCGCCCTTGCAAGTGGGTTTCCTTCATCACCAGGTAGGCGTGCAGGCCTGCCGCTACCTGCTGGACAAGGGCCACCGGCGCATTGCCTTCGTGCAAAACAGTGCGGCCGGCGACCTGAGTGCGCTGGAGCGGCGCGATGGCTATATTGCGGCATTGCATGAAGCCGGGCTGGAACCTTGGGTGTTCGTGCCCTCAACCGACTGCGCACCGTTCGAGGCGGGCAAGCAGGCAATGGAAGCATTGATTCGTCGCCAGCCACGGCCCGAAGCGATCATCTTTGCCAATGACAACCTGGCTGCCGGCGCCCTCCTGGCGGGCCAGCGCGCCGGTTTGCGCCTGCCCGAAGACATGGCCATCGTCGGCTTTGGCGACTACCCCTTTGCCGACATGCTGTTGCCCAGCCTGACCACCCTGCGCCCGCCCTCGCGGGCAATTGGCGAACTGGCGGCGTTGCGGGTGCTGCAGCACCTGGGGGTGGTAGCGTGTGAGGGTGAGGTGCAACGGCTTAACCTGTTGGCGTGTGAGTTGATTGCCCGCGAGAGCGCGTGA
- a CDS encoding aliphatic sulfonate ABC transporter substrate-binding protein, whose product MRLLRFAMLLMLALAGAAQAADPATLRIGYQKGSISLVLAKQHRLLEQRFASTRVQWIEFPAGPQMLEALNIGSLDIGSTGDIPPIFAQAAGADLLYLGAEPPKPQAEVILVPKDSPIRAVGELKGKRIALQKGSSAHNLLLRALAKAGLSIGDVQPVWLAPADARAAFERGSVDAWAIWDPFYSAIDLEGKARLLADGQGLGLIGPFMLGSRTYVEANGAFVGQLLDEISRAEALTRSDEAGSIHVLAQFMGLPEAVVQHSFSHRPASPVLPVSDEIVAAQQRTAQLFFDNKVLPKRVDIAGAVWRRQ is encoded by the coding sequence ATGCGCTTACTACGCTTTGCCATGCTGCTGATGCTGGCCTTGGCCGGCGCGGCCCAGGCCGCAGACCCGGCCACCTTGCGTATTGGCTATCAGAAGGGCTCGATCAGCCTGGTGCTGGCAAAGCAGCATCGGCTGCTGGAGCAACGCTTTGCCAGCACCCGCGTGCAATGGATCGAGTTTCCCGCGGGCCCGCAGATGCTTGAAGCGTTGAACATCGGCAGCCTTGATATTGGCTCTACCGGTGATATTCCGCCGATCTTCGCCCAGGCCGCCGGCGCCGACCTGTTGTACCTGGGGGCCGAGCCGCCCAAGCCGCAGGCTGAAGTGATCCTGGTGCCGAAAGACAGCCCGATCAGGGCAGTAGGGGAGCTCAAGGGCAAGCGTATTGCCCTGCAGAAGGGTTCCAGCGCCCACAACCTGCTATTGCGTGCCTTGGCCAAGGCCGGGCTGAGCATTGGTGATGTTCAGCCAGTGTGGCTGGCGCCTGCCGATGCCCGGGCGGCATTCGAGCGGGGCAGCGTGGATGCCTGGGCAATCTGGGACCCGTTCTACTCCGCCATCGACCTGGAGGGTAAGGCGCGTCTGCTGGCCGACGGCCAAGGGTTGGGGCTGATTGGGCCGTTCATGCTGGGTTCACGCACCTATGTCGAAGCCAATGGCGCCTTTGTCGGGCAATTGCTGGACGAAATCAGCCGGGCCGAGGCACTTACCCGCAGCGACGAGGCTGGGAGCATCCACGTGCTGGCACAGTTCATGGGTTTGCCAGAAGCGGTGGTGCAGCACAGTTTCAGCCACCGGCCGGCGTCACCCGTGCTGCCGGTGAGTGATGAGATCGTGGCGGCGCAGCAGCGCACGGCACAGTTGTTCTTCGACAACAAGGTACTGCCCAAGCGGGTCGACATTGCCGGGGCAGTGTGGCGGCGGCAGTAA
- a CDS encoding D-isomer specific 2-hydroxyacid dehydrogenase family protein, translated as MSHSIIASQLDAPANQYLRERLPDHEVIDIAPGQLHLDVPADVFIVRPINVRGNRVDNPPAGWPWSLRWVQVVSSGIDFYPGWVFQGPPVTSGRGANAEQVAEFALGLVFAAAKQLPGLWVKDADWRLTPLAPVRGRTLGIFGFGSIGQSLARKAVALGMSVLALNRPGQPIAQVPGVQRVDNLQQLFASSDHLVIAAPLTPATHGLIDRQVLAQAKPGLHLINIARGGLLDQQALLEALESGLIGRASLDVTDPEPLPAGHPLYQHPRVFLSPHTSAISEDGYPALLDAFLDNFARYREQAPLHNLVDTQRGY; from the coding sequence ATGAGCCATTCGATCATCGCCAGCCAGCTGGACGCACCGGCCAACCAGTACCTGCGCGAACGGTTGCCCGACCATGAGGTGATCGATATCGCCCCGGGCCAGTTGCATCTGGACGTTCCTGCCGACGTGTTCATCGTGCGCCCGATCAATGTACGCGGTAACCGCGTGGACAACCCTCCAGCGGGCTGGCCGTGGTCGTTGCGCTGGGTGCAGGTGGTGTCCTCGGGCATCGACTTCTACCCTGGCTGGGTGTTTCAGGGCCCGCCGGTCACCAGTGGCCGCGGCGCCAATGCCGAGCAGGTGGCCGAATTCGCCCTGGGCCTGGTGTTTGCTGCGGCCAAGCAGTTGCCAGGCCTGTGGGTCAAGGACGCCGACTGGCGCCTGACCCCGCTGGCCCCCGTGCGTGGTCGCACCTTGGGCATCTTCGGCTTCGGCAGCATCGGCCAGAGCCTGGCACGCAAGGCGGTGGCGCTGGGCATGTCAGTACTGGCGCTGAACCGCCCAGGCCAGCCCATTGCCCAGGTGCCGGGCGTGCAGCGCGTCGACAACCTGCAGCAACTTTTTGCCAGCAGCGATCACCTGGTCATCGCCGCCCCGCTCACCCCCGCCACCCACGGCCTGATCGACCGTCAGGTGCTGGCCCAGGCCAAGCCCGGGCTGCACCTGATCAACATCGCCCGTGGCGGGCTGCTGGACCAGCAGGCCCTGCTCGAAGCCCTGGAAAGCGGCCTGATCGGCCGCGCCAGCCTTGATGTCACCGATCCGGAACCACTGCCGGCGGGCCACCCGCTGTACCAGCATCCTCGGGTGTTTCTGTCACCGCACACCTCGGCGATTTCCGAGGACGGTTACCCGGCCCTGCTCGATGCTTTTCTCGACAACTTCGCCCGTTACCGCGAACAGGCACCGCTGCACAACCTGGTCGACACCCAGCGCGGCTACTGA